The proteins below come from a single Agromyces flavus genomic window:
- a CDS encoding LolA family protein: MSPRTAGPNRLRPSVVIPAVGVPVAIAAAVLVPMQATASVDLPDKSVEELIAFARSSDVEALSGTIAQRSELGLPDLGGIVGDGPGGSPGEGGPSEGGTDGATAAGLDDLLSLATGSYDANVYLDENHARLQVLDRMAERNVYLGPDDAWFVDSETNTATRLTAPEGTDLEQLEAEAERLAEESKAELEAQLPDGEQLPSPQQLLDRALDRLDETTDVSVGTDGRVAGREAYELVLAPRTGDTLVGEVRFAIDGENGAALSASITARGASDPAFSIGFTEVDFSAPDPSVFAFEPAGDMAVTETELPIPTADELAQWKADAEAHAEGDDGVAPDVPHPLVHGEGWTTVVELDATAAMAAHDAADGAGDGPSGDALAEASAALEALTTPVDGGRALQTSLVSVLFTDDGRVLAGSVPVDTLVEVAAGSGR, from the coding sequence ATGAGCCCACGCACCGCCGGGCCGAATCGCCTCCGTCCGAGCGTCGTGATCCCCGCCGTCGGCGTGCCCGTCGCCATCGCGGCGGCGGTGCTCGTGCCGATGCAGGCGACGGCCTCGGTCGACCTGCCCGACAAGAGCGTCGAAGAGCTCATCGCGTTCGCGCGTTCGAGCGATGTCGAGGCGCTGTCCGGCACGATCGCCCAGCGGTCCGAGCTGGGACTGCCCGACCTCGGTGGCATCGTCGGCGACGGCCCGGGCGGCAGCCCCGGCGAGGGCGGCCCGAGCGAGGGCGGCACGGATGGCGCGACCGCCGCGGGCCTCGACGACCTCCTCTCGCTCGCGACCGGCAGCTACGACGCGAACGTGTACCTCGACGAGAACCACGCGCGCCTGCAGGTGCTCGACCGGATGGCCGAGCGGAACGTCTACCTCGGCCCCGATGACGCGTGGTTCGTCGATTCGGAGACGAACACCGCGACCCGGCTGACCGCGCCCGAGGGCACCGACCTCGAGCAGCTCGAGGCCGAGGCCGAGCGACTCGCCGAGGAGTCGAAGGCCGAGCTCGAGGCACAGCTTCCAGACGGCGAGCAGCTGCCGTCCCCCCAGCAGCTGCTCGACCGCGCGCTCGATCGGCTCGACGAGACCACTGACGTCTCCGTCGGGACCGACGGGCGCGTCGCCGGTCGTGAGGCGTACGAGCTCGTGCTCGCGCCCCGCACCGGCGACACCCTCGTGGGCGAGGTGCGGTTCGCCATCGACGGCGAGAACGGCGCCGCCCTGTCCGCGTCGATCACCGCGCGGGGTGCCTCCGATCCGGCCTTCTCGATCGGCTTCACCGAGGTCGACTTCTCGGCGCCCGATCCGTCGGTCTTCGCCTTCGAGCCGGCGGGCGACATGGCCGTGACGGAGACCGAGCTGCCCATCCCCACGGCCGACGAGCTCGCGCAGTGGAAGGCCGACGCCGAGGCGCACGCCGAGGGCGACGATGGGGTCGCCCCCGACGTGCCGCACCCCCTGGTGCACGGCGAGGGATGGACGACGGTCGTCGAGCTGGATGCCACGGCGGCGATGGCCGCGCACGACGCAGCCGACGGCGCCGGCGACGGACCGTCCGGCGACGCGCTCGCCGAGGCATCCGCCGCGCTCGAGGCCCTGACCACGCCGGTCGACGGCGGACGGGCGCTGCAGACGTCGCTGGTCTCGGTGCTGTTCACCGATGACGGCCGCGTCCTGGCGGGATCGGTTCCCGTCGACACGCTCGTCGAGGTCGCCGCCGGGTCGGGTCGCTGA
- a CDS encoding ABC transporter ATP-binding protein, with amino-acid sequence MSDLAIQTNGLTKRFGAQAAVDGIDLAVPQGAVYGFLGPNGSGKTTTIRMLLGLVRATDGSARVLGSEMPRHLDAVLPRVGALVEGPAFAPFLSGASNLRRFDAADRHAAPTTRGARVAEALDRVGLAHAARKKAGAYSLGMKQRLGLANALLMPRDLLVLDEPTNGLDPQGTREVRSLIRSFAADGTTVFVSSHLLAEVEQLCTHVGVMSAGRLVAQGTLEEFRRSGESRVEVLTPDSGRARAVLARLGLVTDAAGTWDPADAGEDGTVSAVLGDSSPEPDAIVAALVGDGVRVRGFAVRRESLEQRFVELTGEGFDVVG; translated from the coding sequence GTGAGCGACCTCGCGATCCAGACGAACGGGCTCACCAAGCGCTTCGGCGCGCAGGCCGCGGTCGACGGCATCGATCTCGCGGTGCCGCAGGGCGCGGTCTACGGGTTCCTCGGGCCCAACGGCTCCGGCAAGACGACGACCATCCGCATGCTGCTGGGCCTGGTTCGGGCGACGGATGGCTCGGCGCGCGTGCTCGGCTCCGAGATGCCGAGGCACCTCGACGCGGTCCTGCCGCGCGTCGGCGCGCTCGTCGAGGGCCCGGCGTTCGCGCCGTTCCTCTCTGGCGCGTCGAACCTGCGGCGCTTCGATGCGGCCGATCGCCATGCCGCTCCCACGACACGCGGCGCGCGCGTGGCCGAGGCGCTCGATCGGGTCGGCCTCGCCCACGCCGCGCGCAAGAAGGCCGGGGCCTACTCGCTCGGCATGAAGCAGCGGCTGGGGCTCGCCAACGCCCTCCTCATGCCGCGCGACCTGCTCGTGCTCGACGAGCCGACGAACGGGCTCGACCCGCAGGGCACGCGCGAGGTGCGCTCGCTCATCCGCTCGTTCGCCGCAGACGGGACGACCGTCTTCGTGTCGAGCCACCTGCTGGCCGAGGTCGAGCAGCTGTGCACGCACGTCGGGGTGATGAGCGCGGGGCGGCTCGTCGCGCAGGGCACGCTCGAGGAGTTCCGGCGCTCGGGGGAGTCGCGCGTCGAGGTGCTGACGCCCGATTCCGGACGCGCGCGTGCGGTGCTCGCCCGGTTGGGTCTCGTGACGGATGCCGCGGGGACGTGGGATCCGGCCGACGCGGGCGAGGACGGCACGGTCTCTGCCGTCCTCGGGGACTCGTCGCCCGAGCCTGACGCGATCGTTGCGGCCCTCGTCGGCGACGGCGTGCGGGTTCGCGGGTTCGCGGTGCGCCGCGAGAGCCTCGAGCAGCGATTCGTCGAGCTGACGGGGGAGGGCTTCGATGTCGTCGGGTGA
- a CDS encoding ABC transporter permease, with product MSSGERAGRARRAVGPSLLASELLTLFRRWRTWAMLAALALIPILIGIAIRVAGGASPGRGPAFLDQIAGNGLFVSLTALVVATPLFLPLTISVVAGDAIAGDASLGTLRYLLIAPAGRMRLLLVKYLVVAAFCLAGALTLVLVGTLVGWVLFPIGPVTLLSGGQVSVGEGLLRVLAIGAYVAVSMLGLSAIGLFASTLTVVPVGAMAATAILAVATQIAGAIPQLEWLHPWLFTDRWFDFDAFLRSPPAWGPFVDNALVQAAYLAVFGGAAAWRFATSDILS from the coding sequence ATGTCGTCGGGTGAGCGGGCGGGCCGCGCCCGCCGTGCGGTCGGCCCCTCCCTCCTCGCCTCCGAGCTGCTCACCCTCTTCCGTCGGTGGCGCACGTGGGCGATGCTCGCCGCGCTCGCGCTCATCCCGATCCTCATCGGCATCGCGATCCGGGTCGCGGGCGGCGCCTCCCCCGGCCGCGGCCCGGCGTTCCTCGACCAGATCGCGGGCAACGGCCTCTTCGTCAGCCTCACGGCGCTCGTCGTCGCGACGCCGCTGTTCCTCCCGCTCACGATCTCGGTGGTCGCGGGGGATGCGATCGCCGGCGATGCGAGCCTGGGCACCCTCCGCTACCTCCTCATCGCGCCGGCCGGACGCATGCGGCTGCTCCTCGTGAAGTACCTCGTCGTCGCCGCCTTCTGCCTCGCGGGCGCGCTCACCCTCGTACTCGTCGGCACGCTGGTCGGATGGGTGCTGTTCCCGATCGGGCCGGTGACGCTCCTCTCGGGCGGTCAGGTGTCGGTCGGCGAAGGGCTCCTGCGCGTCCTCGCGATCGGCGCGTACGTGGCCGTGTCGATGCTCGGCCTCAGCGCGATCGGGCTGTTCGCCTCGACGCTGACCGTCGTGCCGGTCGGCGCCATGGCCGCGACCGCGATCCTCGCCGTCGCCACGCAGATCGCCGGAGCCATCCCGCAGCTCGAGTGGCTGCACCCGTGGCTGTTCACCGACCGCTGGTTCGACTTCGACGCGTTCCTGCGCTCGCCGCCCGCCTGGGGCCCGTTCGTCGACAACGCGCTCGTGCAGGCGGCCTACCTGGCGGTGTTCGGCGGTGCGGCGGCCTGGCGCTTCGCGACGAGCGACATCCTGTCGTAG
- a CDS encoding SAM-dependent methyltransferase encodes MAMPTVPDRVRWAVGVLDPRPGERVLDIGSGTGASVDVVLAAVGATDAAGRPCIVAIDRSAEAVSRIEARVRRAVDSGDIRVMRGALADLDPAYGPFDAAFCVNVNVFWTSAAVPELRALAHALRPGARLLVAYGIGPVPLADAGHLDGVAAAMRATPWFAVRDRLEAEHGSGILAERTHVDAGG; translated from the coding sequence ATGGCGATGCCGACGGTGCCCGACCGCGTGCGCTGGGCGGTCGGCGTGCTCGATCCGCGACCCGGCGAGCGCGTGCTCGACATCGGGTCGGGCACGGGCGCGTCGGTCGACGTGGTGCTCGCGGCGGTCGGGGCGACGGATGCCGCGGGGCGGCCGTGCATCGTCGCGATCGACCGGTCGGCGGAAGCGGTGTCGAGGATCGAGGCGCGCGTCCGTCGCGCCGTCGACTCGGGCGACATCCGGGTGATGCGCGGCGCGCTCGCCGACCTCGATCCCGCGTACGGTCCGTTCGATGCCGCCTTCTGCGTGAACGTCAACGTGTTCTGGACCTCGGCTGCGGTGCCGGAGCTCCGCGCGCTCGCGCACGCGCTGCGCCCGGGTGCGCGCCTGCTCGTCGCGTACGGGATCGGCCCCGTGCCGCTCGCGGACGCCGGGCACCTCGACGGAGTCGCGGCCGCGATGCGCGCGACCCCGTGGTTCGCGGTCCGCGACCGGCTCGAGGCCGAGCACGGTTCGGGCATCCTCGCCGAGCGCACGCACGTCGACGCCGGCGGCTGA
- a CDS encoding erythromycin esterase family protein translates to MDDAQVRRLRRYASPLATLDPDELDGSDLDAIAGLVGDARAVFLGESMHRVHEFLDVRHRITRFLVERLGFTAVVAESGFAEGRLVDDWIMGRSATPPRDVLQRGVTYHHGKSQEMLDQLAWMRRRNLRATRPVRFFGMDLPASAATARPAVVAALDALDRYDPEYAARVRAHLLPMFDHLPPDDGGLAWAAVAIASYLALEPDARHPLTAAIGELAERIAARRPAILDRAEADGDPDAFEVVDFAVQCAVVARHADAFLAAMVDAPGRRYPPANVRDLAMAESVRWVLGRHDRIVVLAANGHVQRSPFHAPPLVPEPQPTLGQHLARELRGRSVVIGTTYGGGATWLHRPRPDDAPGHSTPFVDDLPEPAPESLDAMLAEATRDPDECLLVDLRGVRGDPILAPRLAATSGTAHGPHLLTSDPASAFDAVVHVGRVSPWHTWIDERGLTP, encoded by the coding sequence ATGGACGACGCGCAGGTCCGACGGCTCAGGCGGTACGCCTCGCCGCTCGCCACCCTCGATCCCGACGAACTCGACGGCTCCGACCTCGACGCGATCGCCGGACTGGTCGGAGACGCGCGTGCCGTGTTCCTCGGCGAGAGCATGCATCGCGTGCACGAGTTCCTCGACGTGCGTCACCGCATCACGCGGTTCCTGGTGGAACGGCTCGGCTTCACTGCCGTCGTCGCGGAGTCGGGGTTCGCGGAGGGTCGGCTCGTGGACGACTGGATCATGGGTCGCAGCGCGACACCGCCGCGCGACGTGCTGCAACGCGGCGTGACCTACCATCACGGGAAGTCGCAAGAGATGCTCGACCAGCTCGCCTGGATGCGGCGGCGCAACCTCCGGGCCACCCGTCCCGTGCGCTTCTTCGGCATGGACCTGCCCGCGTCGGCCGCGACGGCGCGGCCCGCGGTCGTCGCGGCCCTGGACGCGCTCGACCGGTACGACCCCGAGTACGCCGCGCGGGTCCGCGCGCATCTCCTGCCGATGTTCGACCACCTCCCGCCCGACGACGGCGGGCTCGCGTGGGCCGCCGTCGCGATCGCCTCGTACCTCGCGCTCGAGCCCGATGCGCGCCATCCGCTCACGGCGGCGATCGGCGAGCTCGCCGAGCGGATCGCCGCGCGTCGTCCGGCAATCCTCGATCGTGCGGAGGCCGACGGCGATCCCGATGCCTTCGAGGTCGTCGACTTCGCCGTCCAGTGCGCCGTGGTGGCGCGTCACGCCGACGCGTTCCTCGCCGCCATGGTCGACGCCCCGGGCCGCCGGTACCCGCCCGCGAACGTGCGCGACCTCGCGATGGCCGAGAGCGTCCGGTGGGTGCTCGGTCGGCACGACCGGATCGTGGTCCTCGCGGCGAACGGCCATGTCCAGCGCTCCCCCTTCCACGCGCCGCCGCTCGTGCCCGAGCCGCAGCCGACGCTCGGACAGCACCTGGCGCGCGAGCTTCGCGGCCGCTCCGTCGTGATCGGCACGACGTACGGCGGTGGCGCGACGTGGCTGCACCGACCGCGACCCGATGACGCGCCGGGCCACTCGACCCCCTTCGTCGACGACCTCCCCGAGCCCGCTCCCGAGAGTCTCGACGCGATGCTCGCCGAGGCGACGCGCGATCCCGACGAATGCCTCCTCGTGGATCTCCGTGGCGTCCGGGGCGACCCGATCCTCGCGCCGCGACTCGCCGCCACGAGCGGCACCGCGCACGGTCCGCACCTCCTCACCTCCGACCCGGCTTCGGCGTTCGACGCCGTCGTGCACGTCGGCCGGGTCTCGCCGTGGCACACGTGGATCGACGAGCGCGGGTTGACCCCCTGA
- a CDS encoding pyridoxamine 5'-phosphate oxidase family protein, with the protein MSERGTAVTTVDELEAIIGTPLPRVADKVRDRLQEVDREWLAAASLAFVATCDEKGRLDVSPKGDPAGFAHVLDDTTIAIPERPGNRRADGFRNILRNPHVGLVFVVPGRGDTLRINGRATIVRDAPFLDGMVVNGNRPALALLVDIDEVFFHCSKAFLRSSAWQPDTWRPEAVRRRALIAKAIEQPEADVAAIDEYYGPSYAERIYR; encoded by the coding sequence GTGAGCGAGCGCGGCACCGCCGTGACCACCGTCGACGAGCTCGAGGCGATCATCGGCACGCCGCTCCCGCGCGTCGCCGACAAGGTGCGCGATCGCCTGCAGGAGGTCGACCGCGAGTGGCTCGCCGCGGCATCCCTCGCCTTCGTCGCGACCTGCGACGAGAAGGGCCGCCTCGACGTGTCGCCGAAGGGCGACCCGGCGGGCTTCGCACACGTGCTCGACGACACCACCATCGCGATCCCAGAGCGACCCGGGAACCGACGCGCGGACGGCTTCCGCAACATCCTGCGCAACCCGCACGTCGGCCTGGTGTTCGTGGTGCCCGGTCGGGGCGACACCCTCCGCATCAACGGCCGGGCGACGATCGTGCGCGACGCGCCGTTCCTCGACGGCATGGTCGTGAACGGCAACCGACCGGCCCTCGCCCTCCTCGTCGACATCGACGAGGTGTTCTTCCACTGCTCGAAGGCGTTCCTGCGCTCGAGCGCCTGGCAGCCCGACACCTGGCGGCCCGAGGCGGTACGGCGCCGGGCGCTCATCGCGAAGGCGATCGAGCAGCCCGAGGCGGATGTCGCGGCGATCGACGAGTACTACGGGCCCTCGTACGCGGAGCGCATCTACCGCTGA
- a CDS encoding nucleoside/nucleotide kinase family protein, protein MGELSEARRDLLESVAEEFLHNSWAGRRLVAVEATTEEDAARFADDLAAVLVARGQPAVRRSVGDVDEATLRRDTIEPFRDGTLAGAQDDETILVVDGRRLLNRSVRGIWHFAIWTLRDDELPHGTADVNVDVSDESAPTRYFYDLCKLPPSVGERRADPSMPVVESRA, encoded by the coding sequence ATGGGTGAGCTGAGCGAAGCACGTCGCGACCTGCTCGAGTCGGTCGCCGAGGAGTTCCTGCACAACTCGTGGGCCGGCCGCCGGCTCGTCGCCGTCGAGGCGACGACCGAGGAGGACGCCGCTCGGTTCGCCGACGACCTCGCGGCCGTCCTCGTCGCCCGCGGCCAGCCCGCGGTCCGCCGCTCGGTCGGCGACGTCGACGAGGCGACGTTGCGCCGCGACACGATCGAGCCGTTCCGGGACGGCACGCTCGCGGGCGCCCAGGACGACGAGACGATCCTCGTCGTCGACGGCCGGCGACTCCTCAACCGGTCGGTCCGTGGCATCTGGCACTTCGCGATCTGGACGCTCCGCGACGACGAGCTGCCGCACGGCACCGCCGACGTGAACGTCGACGTGAGCGACGAGTCCGCGCCGACGCGGTACTTCTACGATCTCTGCAAGCTGCCGCCCAGCGTCGGCGAGCGTCGCGCCGATCCGTCGATGCCCGTCGTGGAGTCCCGGGCGTGA
- a CDS encoding cell wall-binding repeat-containing protein produces MALGIARALTAAALLALVVQTGVVGPAQAQARADAPRTTATTQAQAAVATAAPDTTSPMVLENRKPGTSAWRIPAAGKEIGADTVSPIKGFMSATSVNTGESIDLKVSVATAGNFEYGVYRMGWYQGLSGRLVTKGTAPGVKQAACQMNSSTGMLTCPWNSTLTFDTTGWMSGIYLVVLTQGKYQNWAQFVVRDDAQQGAIVAMLPVNTFQAYNNYPEGAGKSLYEFNSTGAKTLAGTVRAVKVSFDRPYNWAGVSHKVWEPIWTAGYLESRGWPVKYVTNIDLDRDPGMAIGQAGVLSLGHDEYWTGAMYTAAEKARDAGVDLGFLGGNDVFWQVRYESGAGGADRRVVVCYKISSLDPVTTLANKTILFRDIGRAEQRLMGVQFDLHGEMTPAADAAWVVQSPTHWAYRGTGLTTGSRLPYLVGGEVDRFMSNYPAPTASSRNILARSPIVDVHGHAGTAEAWIYRAPSGADVFSAGTWRINQALGGVGKYDNVPIRTFMGNILARAQEFQLSATFDRDGGADRYETAVLVSRRHFDTTGGTVVVATGSNFPDALTATPVTRGEGPVLLVTTNAIPAVVKAELQRLAPSRVIIAGSASVVSDGVAAEIAELTGATVERRGGANRYQTAAQLSAGTFEPGVPVAYVATGLDFPDALAAGSAGATLGGPVLINQGDSLVPPTLAELQRLKPQRIVVVGSSAVVSGAVFTQLRSLAPQVVRLAGRDRYETSRAITRDLHGVSEAPTAYLATGLNFPDALAAAPAVASTGGVLVLVNSVLGPGAAEEIVRNRVTEVIAIGSASVVSNTVMSQAKALFDSVADPGARLAPAPPAESVEPSDDAVVAPAPPASSDGLNLESSDARKVDDPHDMVWFTPRYGG; encoded by the coding sequence ATGGCTCTCGGTATCGCGCGCGCGCTCACTGCAGCAGCGCTGCTCGCACTGGTCGTCCAAACGGGTGTCGTCGGCCCCGCGCAGGCTCAGGCCCGAGCCGATGCTCCGCGCACCACGGCGACCACCCAGGCGCAGGCCGCGGTGGCGACCGCCGCGCCGGACACGACCAGCCCGATGGTCCTCGAGAACCGCAAGCCCGGAACCTCCGCGTGGCGCATCCCCGCGGCAGGCAAGGAGATCGGAGCCGACACGGTGAGCCCGATCAAGGGCTTCATGTCGGCGACGAGCGTGAACACCGGAGAATCCATCGACCTCAAGGTCAGCGTCGCGACCGCGGGCAACTTCGAGTACGGCGTCTACCGGATGGGCTGGTACCAGGGGCTCAGCGGGCGGCTCGTCACCAAGGGGACGGCGCCCGGAGTCAAGCAGGCCGCGTGCCAGATGAACTCGAGCACGGGCATGCTCACGTGCCCGTGGAACTCCACGCTCACCTTCGACACCACCGGCTGGATGTCGGGCATCTACCTCGTCGTGCTGACCCAGGGCAAGTACCAGAACTGGGCCCAGTTCGTGGTGCGCGACGACGCGCAGCAGGGCGCCATCGTCGCCATGCTTCCGGTCAACACGTTCCAGGCGTACAACAACTACCCCGAAGGGGCGGGCAAGAGCCTCTACGAGTTCAACTCCACCGGGGCCAAGACCCTCGCCGGCACGGTGCGGGCGGTCAAGGTCAGCTTCGACCGGCCCTACAACTGGGCCGGCGTGAGCCACAAGGTGTGGGAGCCGATCTGGACCGCCGGCTACCTCGAGTCGCGCGGCTGGCCGGTCAAGTACGTCACGAACATCGACCTCGACCGAGACCCGGGCATGGCCATCGGGCAGGCCGGCGTGCTCTCGCTCGGTCACGACGAGTACTGGACCGGCGCCATGTACACCGCGGCCGAGAAGGCTCGCGACGCCGGCGTCGATCTCGGGTTCCTCGGCGGCAACGACGTGTTCTGGCAGGTCCGCTACGAGTCGGGCGCCGGAGGCGCGGACCGGCGGGTCGTCGTCTGCTACAAGATCAGCTCGCTCGATCCGGTGACCACGCTGGCGAACAAGACGATCCTCTTCCGCGACATCGGTCGGGCCGAACAGCGACTGATGGGCGTGCAGTTCGACCTCCACGGCGAGATGACGCCGGCGGCCGACGCGGCCTGGGTCGTGCAGAGTCCCACGCACTGGGCGTATCGGGGAACGGGCCTGACGACGGGGTCCCGCCTACCCTACCTCGTCGGCGGCGAGGTCGACCGGTTCATGTCGAACTACCCGGCGCCGACCGCGAGCTCGCGCAACATCCTGGCTCGGTCGCCCATCGTCGACGTGCACGGGCATGCCGGCACGGCGGAGGCGTGGATCTACCGGGCCCCGTCCGGCGCCGACGTGTTCAGCGCAGGCACGTGGCGCATCAACCAGGCCCTCGGCGGCGTCGGCAAGTACGACAACGTCCCGATCCGCACCTTCATGGGGAACATCCTCGCGAGGGCGCAGGAGTTCCAGCTGTCGGCCACCTTCGACCGCGACGGTGGCGCCGATCGCTACGAGACCGCCGTGCTCGTGTCGCGTCGGCATTTCGACACGACCGGCGGCACGGTCGTCGTCGCGACCGGCAGCAACTTCCCCGACGCGCTGACCGCGACCCCCGTGACCCGCGGCGAAGGCCCCGTCCTCCTCGTCACCACCAACGCGATCCCCGCCGTGGTCAAGGCGGAGCTGCAGCGCCTCGCGCCGTCCCGGGTGATCATCGCCGGCTCGGCATCGGTCGTCAGCGACGGGGTCGCCGCCGAGATCGCCGAACTCACCGGCGCCACGGTGGAACGTCGGGGCGGTGCCAACCGCTACCAGACGGCGGCGCAGCTCTCGGCCGGGACGTTCGAGCCGGGAGTGCCGGTCGCGTACGTCGCCACGGGCCTCGACTTCCCCGACGCGCTCGCAGCCGGATCGGCGGGGGCGACGCTCGGTGGCCCGGTCCTGATCAACCAAGGCGACTCGCTCGTTCCGCCAACGCTGGCCGAGCTGCAGCGCCTCAAGCCCCAGCGGATCGTCGTCGTGGGGAGCTCGGCCGTCGTCAGCGGCGCGGTGTTCACGCAACTGCGCTCCCTCGCGCCCCAGGTCGTTCGCCTGGCCGGACGGGATCGGTACGAGACCTCGCGCGCGATCACCCGCGACCTCCACGGCGTGTCCGAGGCGCCGACCGCGTACCTCGCGACCGGACTCAACTTCCCCGACGCCTTGGCAGCGGCCCCCGCCGTCGCGTCGACCGGAGGCGTGCTGGTGCTGGTGAACTCGGTGCTCGGTCCGGGTGCCGCCGAGGAGATCGTCCGGAATCGGGTGACCGAGGTCATCGCGATCGGCAGCGCCAGCGTCGTCTCGAACACGGTGATGAGCCAGGCGAAGGCGCTGTTCGACTCCGTCGCCGACCCCGGCGCGCGGTTGGCGCCGGCGCCGCCCGCGGAGTCCGTCGAGCCGAGCGACGACGCCGTCGTGGCGCCCGCACCGCCCGCCTCATCCGACGGCCTGAACCTCGAGTCGAGCGACGCTCGCAAGGTCGACGATCCGCACGACATGGTGTGGTTCACGCCGCGCTACGGCGGCTGA
- a CDS encoding ABC transporter ATP-binding protein: MSGRRGSDPRGGGGTGLEASRVRFARGSRLIVDGVDVTVPRGAVGALLGPNGAGKSTLLHLIAGVEHPDVAALTLDGDDLVSLRRRERARRIALVEQDAQAPEGLRVDHVVGLGRVPHQSAWGVDSARDREVVARALTAAGASAFAARRYDELSGGERQRVNLARALAQEPELLLLDEPTNHLDIRAQLATLELLRRLADDGLSVLAALHDLSLAASYADHVVVLAQGAVVTAGAPTDVLTPELIRAVWDVEAHVLVHPVTGRPLLAFAPAVEDAPGVVLGTRGDRSPQDLPVR; encoded by the coding sequence ATGAGCGGCCGGCGCGGCAGCGACCCGCGTGGCGGCGGCGGCACAGGACTCGAGGCGTCGCGCGTGCGCTTCGCGCGGGGGTCGCGCCTCATCGTGGACGGCGTCGACGTCACGGTCCCCCGCGGTGCCGTCGGCGCGCTGCTCGGACCGAACGGCGCGGGCAAGAGCACGCTGCTCCACCTCATCGCGGGCGTCGAGCACCCGGATGTCGCGGCGCTCACGCTCGACGGCGACGACCTCGTCTCGCTCCGACGCCGTGAACGCGCGCGTCGCATCGCGCTCGTCGAGCAGGACGCCCAGGCGCCGGAGGGCCTCCGCGTCGACCACGTCGTCGGCCTCGGTCGCGTGCCGCACCAGTCGGCGTGGGGCGTCGACTCGGCGCGCGACCGCGAAGTCGTGGCGCGTGCGCTGACGGCGGCCGGCGCATCCGCCTTCGCGGCGCGGCGGTACGACGAGCTCTCCGGCGGCGAGCGCCAGCGGGTGAACCTCGCCCGCGCGCTGGCGCAGGAGCCCGAGCTGCTGCTGCTCGACGAGCCGACGAACCACCTCGACATCCGGGCGCAACTCGCGACGCTCGAGCTGCTGCGACGCCTCGCCGACGACGGGCTCAGCGTCCTCGCGGCGCTGCACGACCTGTCGCTCGCGGCGTCGTACGCCGATCACGTCGTCGTGCTCGCGCAGGGCGCGGTCGTCACCGCCGGCGCGCCTACCGACGTGCTCACCCCCGAGCTCATCCGCGCGGTGTGGGACGTCGAGGCCCATGTGCTCGTCCACCCGGTCACCGGCCGCCCGCTGCTCGCCTTCGCGCCCGCCGTCGAGGACGCGCCCGGAGTCGTGCTCGGAACCCGCGGCGACCGATCGCCCCAGGACCTGCCGGTGCGCTGA
- a CDS encoding putative F420-0 ABC transporter permease subunit has protein sequence MTLQASSATDGAQRRPLARARAGTGTAVGVGLALAALLAASVVLAVTIGPAGLAPADVVASIAAHLGIGEPTLSPLRDGIVWELRMPRVLTAAAVGAGLAICGVVMQALTRNPLADPYLLGLSSGASVGAVVVLVLGMAIALPVAAFAGALAALAATLGLARGAGGLSPTTTVLAGLAVSAVFGAVTSLVIFWSATNDSYREILNWLLGSLSGADWPSVALAGSALLIVGVPLLATGRTLDAFAFGDTAASALGVHVPRTRALLLVATALLTGALVAVSGAIGFVGLILPHAVRLVVGSRHRALLPLSALAGAVFLIWVDTGARTLFDPRELPVGILTALVGGPVFAALMLRSRRAS, from the coding sequence ATGACCCTGCAGGCGAGCAGTGCGACGGATGGCGCCCAGCGCCGTCCGCTCGCGCGGGCGCGCGCCGGAACGGGCACGGCGGTCGGCGTCGGCCTCGCGCTCGCGGCGCTGCTCGCGGCATCCGTCGTGCTCGCCGTCACGATCGGGCCGGCCGGCCTCGCGCCCGCGGACGTCGTCGCATCGATCGCCGCGCACCTCGGCATCGGCGAGCCGACGCTGTCGCCGCTGCGCGACGGCATCGTGTGGGAGCTGCGCATGCCGCGCGTGCTCACCGCCGCGGCGGTCGGCGCGGGCCTCGCGATCTGCGGCGTCGTCATGCAGGCGCTGACTCGCAACCCGCTCGCCGACCCGTACCTGCTCGGCCTGTCGTCGGGCGCGTCGGTCGGCGCGGTCGTGGTGCTCGTGCTCGGCATGGCGATCGCACTGCCCGTGGCGGCGTTCGCGGGCGCGCTCGCGGCCCTCGCCGCGACGCTCGGCCTGGCGCGGGGTGCGGGCGGGCTCAGCCCGACGACGACCGTGCTCGCCGGACTCGCCGTGTCGGCCGTGTTCGGCGCCGTCACGAGCCTCGTGATCTTCTGGAGCGCGACGAACGACAGCTACCGCGAGATCCTGAACTGGCTGCTCGGGTCGCTCTCGGGCGCCGACTGGCCGTCCGTCGCGCTCGCCGGCTCGGCGCTGCTGATCGTCGGCGTGCCGCTGCTCGCGACGGGGCGCACGCTCGATGCCTTCGCGTTCGGCGACACCGCGGCATCCGCGCTCGGCGTGCACGTGCCCCGCACCCGCGCGCTGCTGCTCGTCGCGACCGCCCTGCTGACCGGCGCGCTCGTGGCGGTCAGCGGTGCGATCGGCTTCGTCGGGCTGATCCTGCCGCACGCCGTGCGGCTCGTGGTCGGGTCGCGTCACCGCGCGCTGCTGCCGTTGTCGGCGCTGGCCGGCGCCGTGTTCCTGATCTGGGTCGACACGGGCGCTCGCACGCTGTTCGACCCGCGCGAACTGCCCGTCGGCATCCTGACGGCGCTCGTCGGCGGTCCGGTGTTCGCGGCGCTCATGCTCCGGTCGCGGAGGGCGTCATGA